From a single Kryptolebias marmoratus isolate JLee-2015 linkage group LG17, ASM164957v2, whole genome shotgun sequence genomic region:
- the fbxo11b gene encoding F-box only protein 11 isoform X4: MNSLRATNRRPRRVSRPRPVQLERNNGDRDEEAPAAAAAEMAIEESGPGAQNSPYQLRRKTLLPKRTAAASATASACPSKGPMEGASTSSTDAFGHRAKRARVSGKTHDLPAAPAEQYLQQKLPDEVVLKIFSYLLEQDLCQAACVCKRFSQLANDPILWKRLYMEVFEYTRPMMHPEPGRFFQVSPEEHEHPNPWKESFQQLYKGAHVKPGFAEHFYSNPGRYKGRENMLYYDTIEDALGGVQEAHFDGLIFVHSGIYTDEWIYIESPITMIGAAPGKVADKVVIENTRDSTFVFMEGSEDAYVGYMTIKFNPDDKSAQHHNAHHCLEITVNCSPNIDHCTIRSTCTVGSAVCVSGQGACPTIKHCNISDCENVGLYITDHAQGIYEDNEISNNALAGIWVKNHGNPIIRRNHIHHGRDVGVFTFDHGMGYFENCNIHRNRIAGFEVKAYANPTVVRCEIHHGQTGGIYVHEKGRGQFIENKIYANNFAGVWITSNSDPTIRGNAIFNGNQGGVYIFGDGRGLIESNDIYGNALAGIQIRTNSCPIVRHNKIHDGQHGGIYVHEKGQGVIEENEVYSNTLAGVWVTTGSTPVLRKNRIHSGKQVGVYFYDNGHGVLEDNDIYNHMYSGVQIRTGSNPKIRRNKIWGGQNGGILVYNSGLGLIEDNEIFDNAMAGVWIKTDSNPTLRRNKIHDGRDGGICIFNGGRGLLEENDIFRNAQAGVLISTNSHPILRKNRIFDGFAAGIEITNHATATLEGNQIFNNRFGGLFLASGVNVTMKDNKIQHNQDAIEKAVSRGQCLYKISSYTSYPMHDFYRSL; this comes from the exons ATGAACTCCCTCAGAGCCACCAACAGGAGACCCAGGCGAGTATCGAGGCCGCGCCCGGTGCAGCTCGAACGAAACAACGGGGACAGAG ATGAGGAggctcctgcagcagctgcagcagagatgGCCATCGAGGAGTCCGGTCCAGGTGCTCAGAACAGTCCTTACCAGCTTCGACGCAAGACCCTGCTTCCCAAGAGAACCGCCGCTGCCTCTGCCACCGCCTCTGCCTGCCCCAGCAAGGGCCCGATGGAG ggaGCTTCCACTTCATCAACAGATGCCTTTGGCCATCGAGCCAAGCGGGCACGAGTGTCCGGTAAGACCCACGACCTACCAG CAGCCCCAGCAGAACAATATCTGCAGCAAAAGCTTCCAGATGAGGTCGTTTTGAAGATTTTCTCCTACCTCCTGGAGCAGGACCTTTGCCAGGCTGCTTGCGTGTGCAAGAGATTCAGCCAGTTAGCAAACGATCCCATCCTATG GAAACGGCTATACATGGAGGTGTTTGAGTACACGCGTCCCATGATGCATCCCGAGCCAGGCAGGTTCTTCCAGGTCAGCCCCGAGGAGCACGAACATCCAAACCCTTGGAAGGAGAGCTTCCAGCAGCTG TATAAAGGTGCGCACGTAAAGCCAGGCTTCGCCGAGCATTTCTACAGTAATCCTGGCAGATACAAAGGCAGGGAGAATATGCTG TATTATGACACCATTGAGGATGCGCTGGGTGGCGTTCAAGAAGCCCACTTCGACGGTCTCATCTTTGTTCATTCTGGCATCTATACCGATGAGTGGATTTATATAGAGTCCCCCATCACCATGATTGGTGCCG CTCCCGGTAAAGTAGCAGACAAGGTCGTCATAGAGAACACCAGAGATTCGACGTTCGTCTTCATGGAGGGCTCGGAGGACGCGTATGTGGGCTACATGACCATCAAG TTTAATCCAGACGATAAATCAGCGCAGCACCATAACGCCCACCACTGTCTGGAGATCACCGTCAACTGCAGCCCGAACATCGACCACTGTACCATCCGCTCCACGTGCACAG TGGgttcagctgtgtgtgtgagcggaCAAGGAGCCTGTCCAACAATCAAACACTGCAACATTAGCGACTGTGAGAACGTGGGACTGTACATTACGGACCACGCGCAG GGCATTTACGAAGATAATGAAATCAGCAACAACGCGCTAGCGGGAATTTGGGTGAAAAACCACGGGAATCCCATCATCAGGCGCAACCACATTCACCACGGACGAGATGTGGGAGTGTTCACGTTCGATCACGGCATG GGTTACTTTGAGAACTGCAACATCCACAGAAATCGCATCGCTGGCTTCGAGGTGAAAGCCTACGCCAACCCTACGGTTGTTCGCTGCGAGATCCACCACGGCCAAACGGGAGGAATTTACGTCCACGAGAAGGGGCGGGGCCAGTTTATAGAGAATAAAATCTATGCCAATAACTTTGCTGGCGTGTGGATCACATCCAACAGTGACCCGACGATACG GGGAAACGCTATATTCAACGGTAACCAAGGAGGGGTGTACATATTCGGAGACGGGCGAGGTTTAATAGAGAGTAACGACATCTACGGTAACGCCTTGGCTGGAATCCAGATCCGAACCAACAGCTGCCCCATCGTAAGGCATAACAAAATCCACGATGGACAGCACGGCGGCATCTATGTG CACGAGAAAGGCCAAGGAGTGATCGAGGAGAATGAAGTTTACAGCAACACGTTGGCTGGGGTCTGGGTGACCACGGGCAGCACTCCTGTCCTCCGCAAGAACCGCATCCACAGCGGCAAACAG GTTGGCGTATATTTCTACGACAATGGGCACGGCGTGTTGGAAGACAATGATATTTACAATCACATGTACTCCGGTGTCCAAATAAG gACGGGGAGCAACCCAAAGATCAGACGCAACAAGATATGGGGAGGCCAGAATGGAGGGATTTTAGTCTACAACTCAG GTCTGGGCTTAATTGAGGACAACGAGATCTTTGACAACGCCATGGCCGGGGTGTGGATCAAGACGGACAGCAACCCCACTCTGCGCAGAAATAAGATCCACGACGGAAGAGACGGGGGCATCTGCATCTTTAACGGAGGCAGAG GTCTGCTGGAAGAGAACGACATTTTCAGGAACGCTCAGGCCGGTGTGCTAATCAGCACCAACAGCCATCCCATACTCCGCAAGAACCGGATTTTTGACGGCTTTGCAGCAG GCATTGAAATCACCAACCACGCCACCGCGACTCTGGAGGGCAACCAGATCTTCAACAATCGCTTTGGGGGCCTGTTTCTGGCCTCGGGAGTCAACGTCACGATGAAAG ATAACAAAATCCAACATAATCAGGATGCCATTGAGAAGGCGGTGAGCAGAGGACAGTGTCTCTACAAGATCTCAAGCTACACCAGTTACCCCATGCACGACTTCTACAg aAGCCTGTAG
- the fbxo11b gene encoding F-box only protein 11 isoform X2, translating into MNSLRATNRRPRRVSRPRPVQLERNNGDRDEEAPAAAAAEMAIEESGPGAQNSPYQLRRKTLLPKRTAAASATASACPSKGPMEGASTSSTDAFGHRAKRARVSGKTHDLPAPAEQYLQQKLPDEVVLKIFSYLLEQDLCQAACVCKRFSQLANDPILWKRLYMEVFEYTRPMMHPEPGRFFQVSPEEHEHPNPWKESFQQLYKGAHVKPGFAEHFYSNPGRYKGRENMLYYDTIEDALGGVQEAHFDGLIFVHSGIYTDEWIYIESPITMIGAAPGKVADKVVIENTRDSTFVFMEGSEDAYVGYMTIKFNPDDKSAQHHNAHHCLEITVNCSPNIDHCTIRSTCTVGSAVCVSGQGACPTIKHCNISDCENVGLYITDHAQGIYEDNEISNNALAGIWVKNHGNPIIRRNHIHHGRDVGVFTFDHGMGYFENCNIHRNRIAGFEVKAYANPTVVRCEIHHGQTGGIYVHEKGRGQFIENKIYANNFAGVWITSNSDPTIRGNAIFNGNQGGVYIFGDGRGLIESNDIYGNALAGIQIRTNSCPIVRHNKIHDGQHGGIYVHEKGQGVIEENEVYSNTLAGVWVTTGSTPVLRKNRIHSGKQVGVYFYDNGHGVLEDNDIYNHMYSGVQIRTGSNPKIRRNKIWGGQNGGILVYNSGLGLIEDNEIFDNAMAGVWIKTDSNPTLRRNKIHDGRDGGICIFNGGRGLLEENDIFRNAQAGVLISTNSHPILRKNRIFDGFAAGIEITNHATATLEGNQIFNNRFGGLFLASGVNVTMKDNKIQHNQDAIEKAVSRGQCLYKISSYTSYPMHDFYRCHTCNTTDRNAICVNCIKKCHQGHDVEFIRHDRFFCDCGAGTLSNPCTLAGEPTHDTDTLYDSAPPIESNTLQHN; encoded by the exons ATGAACTCCCTCAGAGCCACCAACAGGAGACCCAGGCGAGTATCGAGGCCGCGCCCGGTGCAGCTCGAACGAAACAACGGGGACAGAG ATGAGGAggctcctgcagcagctgcagcagagatgGCCATCGAGGAGTCCGGTCCAGGTGCTCAGAACAGTCCTTACCAGCTTCGACGCAAGACCCTGCTTCCCAAGAGAACCGCCGCTGCCTCTGCCACCGCCTCTGCCTGCCCCAGCAAGGGCCCGATGGAG ggaGCTTCCACTTCATCAACAGATGCCTTTGGCCATCGAGCCAAGCGGGCACGAGTGTCCGGTAAGACCCACGACCTACCAG CCCCAGCAGAACAATATCTGCAGCAAAAGCTTCCAGATGAGGTCGTTTTGAAGATTTTCTCCTACCTCCTGGAGCAGGACCTTTGCCAGGCTGCTTGCGTGTGCAAGAGATTCAGCCAGTTAGCAAACGATCCCATCCTATG GAAACGGCTATACATGGAGGTGTTTGAGTACACGCGTCCCATGATGCATCCCGAGCCAGGCAGGTTCTTCCAGGTCAGCCCCGAGGAGCACGAACATCCAAACCCTTGGAAGGAGAGCTTCCAGCAGCTG TATAAAGGTGCGCACGTAAAGCCAGGCTTCGCCGAGCATTTCTACAGTAATCCTGGCAGATACAAAGGCAGGGAGAATATGCTG TATTATGACACCATTGAGGATGCGCTGGGTGGCGTTCAAGAAGCCCACTTCGACGGTCTCATCTTTGTTCATTCTGGCATCTATACCGATGAGTGGATTTATATAGAGTCCCCCATCACCATGATTGGTGCCG CTCCCGGTAAAGTAGCAGACAAGGTCGTCATAGAGAACACCAGAGATTCGACGTTCGTCTTCATGGAGGGCTCGGAGGACGCGTATGTGGGCTACATGACCATCAAG TTTAATCCAGACGATAAATCAGCGCAGCACCATAACGCCCACCACTGTCTGGAGATCACCGTCAACTGCAGCCCGAACATCGACCACTGTACCATCCGCTCCACGTGCACAG TGGgttcagctgtgtgtgtgagcggaCAAGGAGCCTGTCCAACAATCAAACACTGCAACATTAGCGACTGTGAGAACGTGGGACTGTACATTACGGACCACGCGCAG GGCATTTACGAAGATAATGAAATCAGCAACAACGCGCTAGCGGGAATTTGGGTGAAAAACCACGGGAATCCCATCATCAGGCGCAACCACATTCACCACGGACGAGATGTGGGAGTGTTCACGTTCGATCACGGCATG GGTTACTTTGAGAACTGCAACATCCACAGAAATCGCATCGCTGGCTTCGAGGTGAAAGCCTACGCCAACCCTACGGTTGTTCGCTGCGAGATCCACCACGGCCAAACGGGAGGAATTTACGTCCACGAGAAGGGGCGGGGCCAGTTTATAGAGAATAAAATCTATGCCAATAACTTTGCTGGCGTGTGGATCACATCCAACAGTGACCCGACGATACG GGGAAACGCTATATTCAACGGTAACCAAGGAGGGGTGTACATATTCGGAGACGGGCGAGGTTTAATAGAGAGTAACGACATCTACGGTAACGCCTTGGCTGGAATCCAGATCCGAACCAACAGCTGCCCCATCGTAAGGCATAACAAAATCCACGATGGACAGCACGGCGGCATCTATGTG CACGAGAAAGGCCAAGGAGTGATCGAGGAGAATGAAGTTTACAGCAACACGTTGGCTGGGGTCTGGGTGACCACGGGCAGCACTCCTGTCCTCCGCAAGAACCGCATCCACAGCGGCAAACAG GTTGGCGTATATTTCTACGACAATGGGCACGGCGTGTTGGAAGACAATGATATTTACAATCACATGTACTCCGGTGTCCAAATAAG gACGGGGAGCAACCCAAAGATCAGACGCAACAAGATATGGGGAGGCCAGAATGGAGGGATTTTAGTCTACAACTCAG GTCTGGGCTTAATTGAGGACAACGAGATCTTTGACAACGCCATGGCCGGGGTGTGGATCAAGACGGACAGCAACCCCACTCTGCGCAGAAATAAGATCCACGACGGAAGAGACGGGGGCATCTGCATCTTTAACGGAGGCAGAG GTCTGCTGGAAGAGAACGACATTTTCAGGAACGCTCAGGCCGGTGTGCTAATCAGCACCAACAGCCATCCCATACTCCGCAAGAACCGGATTTTTGACGGCTTTGCAGCAG GCATTGAAATCACCAACCACGCCACCGCGACTCTGGAGGGCAACCAGATCTTCAACAATCGCTTTGGGGGCCTGTTTCTGGCCTCGGGAGTCAACGTCACGATGAAAG ATAACAAAATCCAACATAATCAGGATGCCATTGAGAAGGCGGTGAGCAGAGGACAGTGTCTCTACAAGATCTCAAGCTACACCAGTTACCCCATGCACGACTTCTACAg
- the fbxo11b gene encoding F-box only protein 11 isoform X1 — MNSLRATNRRPRRVSRPRPVQLERNNGDRDEEAPAAAAAEMAIEESGPGAQNSPYQLRRKTLLPKRTAAASATASACPSKGPMEGASTSSTDAFGHRAKRARVSGKTHDLPAAPAEQYLQQKLPDEVVLKIFSYLLEQDLCQAACVCKRFSQLANDPILWKRLYMEVFEYTRPMMHPEPGRFFQVSPEEHEHPNPWKESFQQLYKGAHVKPGFAEHFYSNPGRYKGRENMLYYDTIEDALGGVQEAHFDGLIFVHSGIYTDEWIYIESPITMIGAAPGKVADKVVIENTRDSTFVFMEGSEDAYVGYMTIKFNPDDKSAQHHNAHHCLEITVNCSPNIDHCTIRSTCTVGSAVCVSGQGACPTIKHCNISDCENVGLYITDHAQGIYEDNEISNNALAGIWVKNHGNPIIRRNHIHHGRDVGVFTFDHGMGYFENCNIHRNRIAGFEVKAYANPTVVRCEIHHGQTGGIYVHEKGRGQFIENKIYANNFAGVWITSNSDPTIRGNAIFNGNQGGVYIFGDGRGLIESNDIYGNALAGIQIRTNSCPIVRHNKIHDGQHGGIYVHEKGQGVIEENEVYSNTLAGVWVTTGSTPVLRKNRIHSGKQVGVYFYDNGHGVLEDNDIYNHMYSGVQIRTGSNPKIRRNKIWGGQNGGILVYNSGLGLIEDNEIFDNAMAGVWIKTDSNPTLRRNKIHDGRDGGICIFNGGRGLLEENDIFRNAQAGVLISTNSHPILRKNRIFDGFAAGIEITNHATATLEGNQIFNNRFGGLFLASGVNVTMKDNKIQHNQDAIEKAVSRGQCLYKISSYTSYPMHDFYRCHTCNTTDRNAICVNCIKKCHQGHDVEFIRHDRFFCDCGAGTLSNPCTLAGEPTHDTDTLYDSAPPIESNTLQHN, encoded by the exons ATGAACTCCCTCAGAGCCACCAACAGGAGACCCAGGCGAGTATCGAGGCCGCGCCCGGTGCAGCTCGAACGAAACAACGGGGACAGAG ATGAGGAggctcctgcagcagctgcagcagagatgGCCATCGAGGAGTCCGGTCCAGGTGCTCAGAACAGTCCTTACCAGCTTCGACGCAAGACCCTGCTTCCCAAGAGAACCGCCGCTGCCTCTGCCACCGCCTCTGCCTGCCCCAGCAAGGGCCCGATGGAG ggaGCTTCCACTTCATCAACAGATGCCTTTGGCCATCGAGCCAAGCGGGCACGAGTGTCCGGTAAGACCCACGACCTACCAG CAGCCCCAGCAGAACAATATCTGCAGCAAAAGCTTCCAGATGAGGTCGTTTTGAAGATTTTCTCCTACCTCCTGGAGCAGGACCTTTGCCAGGCTGCTTGCGTGTGCAAGAGATTCAGCCAGTTAGCAAACGATCCCATCCTATG GAAACGGCTATACATGGAGGTGTTTGAGTACACGCGTCCCATGATGCATCCCGAGCCAGGCAGGTTCTTCCAGGTCAGCCCCGAGGAGCACGAACATCCAAACCCTTGGAAGGAGAGCTTCCAGCAGCTG TATAAAGGTGCGCACGTAAAGCCAGGCTTCGCCGAGCATTTCTACAGTAATCCTGGCAGATACAAAGGCAGGGAGAATATGCTG TATTATGACACCATTGAGGATGCGCTGGGTGGCGTTCAAGAAGCCCACTTCGACGGTCTCATCTTTGTTCATTCTGGCATCTATACCGATGAGTGGATTTATATAGAGTCCCCCATCACCATGATTGGTGCCG CTCCCGGTAAAGTAGCAGACAAGGTCGTCATAGAGAACACCAGAGATTCGACGTTCGTCTTCATGGAGGGCTCGGAGGACGCGTATGTGGGCTACATGACCATCAAG TTTAATCCAGACGATAAATCAGCGCAGCACCATAACGCCCACCACTGTCTGGAGATCACCGTCAACTGCAGCCCGAACATCGACCACTGTACCATCCGCTCCACGTGCACAG TGGgttcagctgtgtgtgtgagcggaCAAGGAGCCTGTCCAACAATCAAACACTGCAACATTAGCGACTGTGAGAACGTGGGACTGTACATTACGGACCACGCGCAG GGCATTTACGAAGATAATGAAATCAGCAACAACGCGCTAGCGGGAATTTGGGTGAAAAACCACGGGAATCCCATCATCAGGCGCAACCACATTCACCACGGACGAGATGTGGGAGTGTTCACGTTCGATCACGGCATG GGTTACTTTGAGAACTGCAACATCCACAGAAATCGCATCGCTGGCTTCGAGGTGAAAGCCTACGCCAACCCTACGGTTGTTCGCTGCGAGATCCACCACGGCCAAACGGGAGGAATTTACGTCCACGAGAAGGGGCGGGGCCAGTTTATAGAGAATAAAATCTATGCCAATAACTTTGCTGGCGTGTGGATCACATCCAACAGTGACCCGACGATACG GGGAAACGCTATATTCAACGGTAACCAAGGAGGGGTGTACATATTCGGAGACGGGCGAGGTTTAATAGAGAGTAACGACATCTACGGTAACGCCTTGGCTGGAATCCAGATCCGAACCAACAGCTGCCCCATCGTAAGGCATAACAAAATCCACGATGGACAGCACGGCGGCATCTATGTG CACGAGAAAGGCCAAGGAGTGATCGAGGAGAATGAAGTTTACAGCAACACGTTGGCTGGGGTCTGGGTGACCACGGGCAGCACTCCTGTCCTCCGCAAGAACCGCATCCACAGCGGCAAACAG GTTGGCGTATATTTCTACGACAATGGGCACGGCGTGTTGGAAGACAATGATATTTACAATCACATGTACTCCGGTGTCCAAATAAG gACGGGGAGCAACCCAAAGATCAGACGCAACAAGATATGGGGAGGCCAGAATGGAGGGATTTTAGTCTACAACTCAG GTCTGGGCTTAATTGAGGACAACGAGATCTTTGACAACGCCATGGCCGGGGTGTGGATCAAGACGGACAGCAACCCCACTCTGCGCAGAAATAAGATCCACGACGGAAGAGACGGGGGCATCTGCATCTTTAACGGAGGCAGAG GTCTGCTGGAAGAGAACGACATTTTCAGGAACGCTCAGGCCGGTGTGCTAATCAGCACCAACAGCCATCCCATACTCCGCAAGAACCGGATTTTTGACGGCTTTGCAGCAG GCATTGAAATCACCAACCACGCCACCGCGACTCTGGAGGGCAACCAGATCTTCAACAATCGCTTTGGGGGCCTGTTTCTGGCCTCGGGAGTCAACGTCACGATGAAAG ATAACAAAATCCAACATAATCAGGATGCCATTGAGAAGGCGGTGAGCAGAGGACAGTGTCTCTACAAGATCTCAAGCTACACCAGTTACCCCATGCACGACTTCTACAg
- the fbxo11b gene encoding F-box only protein 11 isoform X3 — MNSLRATNRRPRRVSRPRPVQLERNNGDRDEEAPAAAAAEMAIEESGPGAQNSPYQLRRKTLLPKRTAAASATASACPSKGPMEGASTSSTDAFGHRAKRARVSAAPAEQYLQQKLPDEVVLKIFSYLLEQDLCQAACVCKRFSQLANDPILWKRLYMEVFEYTRPMMHPEPGRFFQVSPEEHEHPNPWKESFQQLYKGAHVKPGFAEHFYSNPGRYKGRENMLYYDTIEDALGGVQEAHFDGLIFVHSGIYTDEWIYIESPITMIGAAPGKVADKVVIENTRDSTFVFMEGSEDAYVGYMTIKFNPDDKSAQHHNAHHCLEITVNCSPNIDHCTIRSTCTVGSAVCVSGQGACPTIKHCNISDCENVGLYITDHAQGIYEDNEISNNALAGIWVKNHGNPIIRRNHIHHGRDVGVFTFDHGMGYFENCNIHRNRIAGFEVKAYANPTVVRCEIHHGQTGGIYVHEKGRGQFIENKIYANNFAGVWITSNSDPTIRGNAIFNGNQGGVYIFGDGRGLIESNDIYGNALAGIQIRTNSCPIVRHNKIHDGQHGGIYVHEKGQGVIEENEVYSNTLAGVWVTTGSTPVLRKNRIHSGKQVGVYFYDNGHGVLEDNDIYNHMYSGVQIRTGSNPKIRRNKIWGGQNGGILVYNSGLGLIEDNEIFDNAMAGVWIKTDSNPTLRRNKIHDGRDGGICIFNGGRGLLEENDIFRNAQAGVLISTNSHPILRKNRIFDGFAAGIEITNHATATLEGNQIFNNRFGGLFLASGVNVTMKDNKIQHNQDAIEKAVSRGQCLYKISSYTSYPMHDFYRCHTCNTTDRNAICVNCIKKCHQGHDVEFIRHDRFFCDCGAGTLSNPCTLAGEPTHDTDTLYDSAPPIESNTLQHN, encoded by the exons ATGAACTCCCTCAGAGCCACCAACAGGAGACCCAGGCGAGTATCGAGGCCGCGCCCGGTGCAGCTCGAACGAAACAACGGGGACAGAG ATGAGGAggctcctgcagcagctgcagcagagatgGCCATCGAGGAGTCCGGTCCAGGTGCTCAGAACAGTCCTTACCAGCTTCGACGCAAGACCCTGCTTCCCAAGAGAACCGCCGCTGCCTCTGCCACCGCCTCTGCCTGCCCCAGCAAGGGCCCGATGGAG ggaGCTTCCACTTCATCAACAGATGCCTTTGGCCATCGAGCCAAGCGGGCACGAGTGTCCG CAGCCCCAGCAGAACAATATCTGCAGCAAAAGCTTCCAGATGAGGTCGTTTTGAAGATTTTCTCCTACCTCCTGGAGCAGGACCTTTGCCAGGCTGCTTGCGTGTGCAAGAGATTCAGCCAGTTAGCAAACGATCCCATCCTATG GAAACGGCTATACATGGAGGTGTTTGAGTACACGCGTCCCATGATGCATCCCGAGCCAGGCAGGTTCTTCCAGGTCAGCCCCGAGGAGCACGAACATCCAAACCCTTGGAAGGAGAGCTTCCAGCAGCTG TATAAAGGTGCGCACGTAAAGCCAGGCTTCGCCGAGCATTTCTACAGTAATCCTGGCAGATACAAAGGCAGGGAGAATATGCTG TATTATGACACCATTGAGGATGCGCTGGGTGGCGTTCAAGAAGCCCACTTCGACGGTCTCATCTTTGTTCATTCTGGCATCTATACCGATGAGTGGATTTATATAGAGTCCCCCATCACCATGATTGGTGCCG CTCCCGGTAAAGTAGCAGACAAGGTCGTCATAGAGAACACCAGAGATTCGACGTTCGTCTTCATGGAGGGCTCGGAGGACGCGTATGTGGGCTACATGACCATCAAG TTTAATCCAGACGATAAATCAGCGCAGCACCATAACGCCCACCACTGTCTGGAGATCACCGTCAACTGCAGCCCGAACATCGACCACTGTACCATCCGCTCCACGTGCACAG TGGgttcagctgtgtgtgtgagcggaCAAGGAGCCTGTCCAACAATCAAACACTGCAACATTAGCGACTGTGAGAACGTGGGACTGTACATTACGGACCACGCGCAG GGCATTTACGAAGATAATGAAATCAGCAACAACGCGCTAGCGGGAATTTGGGTGAAAAACCACGGGAATCCCATCATCAGGCGCAACCACATTCACCACGGACGAGATGTGGGAGTGTTCACGTTCGATCACGGCATG GGTTACTTTGAGAACTGCAACATCCACAGAAATCGCATCGCTGGCTTCGAGGTGAAAGCCTACGCCAACCCTACGGTTGTTCGCTGCGAGATCCACCACGGCCAAACGGGAGGAATTTACGTCCACGAGAAGGGGCGGGGCCAGTTTATAGAGAATAAAATCTATGCCAATAACTTTGCTGGCGTGTGGATCACATCCAACAGTGACCCGACGATACG GGGAAACGCTATATTCAACGGTAACCAAGGAGGGGTGTACATATTCGGAGACGGGCGAGGTTTAATAGAGAGTAACGACATCTACGGTAACGCCTTGGCTGGAATCCAGATCCGAACCAACAGCTGCCCCATCGTAAGGCATAACAAAATCCACGATGGACAGCACGGCGGCATCTATGTG CACGAGAAAGGCCAAGGAGTGATCGAGGAGAATGAAGTTTACAGCAACACGTTGGCTGGGGTCTGGGTGACCACGGGCAGCACTCCTGTCCTCCGCAAGAACCGCATCCACAGCGGCAAACAG GTTGGCGTATATTTCTACGACAATGGGCACGGCGTGTTGGAAGACAATGATATTTACAATCACATGTACTCCGGTGTCCAAATAAG gACGGGGAGCAACCCAAAGATCAGACGCAACAAGATATGGGGAGGCCAGAATGGAGGGATTTTAGTCTACAACTCAG GTCTGGGCTTAATTGAGGACAACGAGATCTTTGACAACGCCATGGCCGGGGTGTGGATCAAGACGGACAGCAACCCCACTCTGCGCAGAAATAAGATCCACGACGGAAGAGACGGGGGCATCTGCATCTTTAACGGAGGCAGAG GTCTGCTGGAAGAGAACGACATTTTCAGGAACGCTCAGGCCGGTGTGCTAATCAGCACCAACAGCCATCCCATACTCCGCAAGAACCGGATTTTTGACGGCTTTGCAGCAG GCATTGAAATCACCAACCACGCCACCGCGACTCTGGAGGGCAACCAGATCTTCAACAATCGCTTTGGGGGCCTGTTTCTGGCCTCGGGAGTCAACGTCACGATGAAAG ATAACAAAATCCAACATAATCAGGATGCCATTGAGAAGGCGGTGAGCAGAGGACAGTGTCTCTACAAGATCTCAAGCTACACCAGTTACCCCATGCACGACTTCTACAg